Genomic window (Nitrospira sp.):
TTGTGACCGAACCGGATCTGAGTTCGTCTGAAGAGGTGGTGGCCTACCTGAAAGCCTTGCGCGAGCTCCTGATGTATCTCGATGTCTGCGATGGAAATATGGAGGAGGGCAGCTTCCGGTGTGAGCCGAATCTCTCGCTCCGCCCCGTGGGACAGACCGCCTATGGGACGAAAGTGGAATTGAAGAACATCAACTCGTTCAAGTTCGTGAAGGATGCGGTTGATTACGAAATCAAGCGGCAGACCAAGGTACTGAGCGAGGGAGGGAAGATCTATCAGGAAACCAGGCTCTGGAATCATGAGCGCGGTGAAACGGCGGTGATGCGCAGTAAGGAAGAGGCGCATGACTACCGGTATTTTCCGGACCCTGACCTGGTGCCGTTGGCGATCTCGGTTGAGCGGATTGAGCAGGTGCGCCGCGAGTTGCCCGAATTGGCCGCGGCGAAGCAGGAGCGGTTTACTCGCGAGTACGGCATTCCCGAGTACGACGCCGGTATCCTGACCTCCAGCAAAGCCCTGTCCGTCTACTTCGATGCCTGCGTCAAACTGTATCCCCATCCCAAGACGGTCAGCAATTGGGTGATGGGCGAATTGTTGCGTGAGTTGAATCAGGCCGGCATCGAGGCGGACGCGTCGCCGGTCACGCCTGAACGACTGGTGGAGCTGCTGATGCTGGTTGATCAGGGCGTCGTGAGCCTGAAGGTGGCCAGGGACATATTCCCGGATGTGTACGCTTCAGGCAAACCACCGGCGCAGATTGTTCAGGACAAGGGGTTGACGCAGGTATCGGACGAAGGCGCCTTGTCGACGATTATTGAGGAAGTCTTGAGGAAAAACCCGGCCCAGGTCGCGCAATTTAAGGAAGGTAAACAGCAGGTCTTGGGGTTTCTGGTCGGGCAAGTCATGAAGGCGTCAGGTGGGAAGGCCAATCCCGGCAAGGTGAATGAACTGTTGAAGAAAACTTTGGGCTGAGAATCGAGCAAAGCCGGAAAGCGTTGAACGAGACGACAGCAGTGATGATGATTCAGTGAGCGTACCTGGAGGAGAACACGAGCATGAGCGGAATCAGAAACGTGAAGGCGCGGCAGATCATCGATTCGCGAGGCAATCCCACGGTGGAAGTCGAAGTGTTGTTGGAAAGCGGTGCGCATGGACGGGCGGCGGTGCCATCCGGGGCTTCGACAGGCGAGAAGGAAGCAATCGAGTTGCGCGACGGAGACAAGAAGCGCTGGATGGGGAAGGGCGTGTCCAAAGCGGTGACCAATGTCAGCAAATCCATTGCGCCACGCTTGTTGGGTATGGAGGCGTTGGATCAAGCCGCGGTCGATCATGAAATGATTGCGCTGGACGGCACGAAGACCAAGGGGAAACTGGGCGCGAATGCCATTCTGGGTGTATCCCTGGCGGTGGCCAAGGCCGCAGCCAATGAGACTGGGCAGCCTTTGTATCGCTATCTCGGCGGGACGAATGCGCGGGTGTTGCCGGTGCCGCTGATGAACATTATCAACGGTGGTGCGCATGCTGACAATCGGTTGGACCTGCAGGAATTTATGATCATGCCGGTGGGCGCTCCACGGTTCAGCGACGCGCTGCGCATGGCGACGGAAGTGTTCCACACGCTGAAGGCCCTGCTGAAGAAAAAAAGCTTGAACACGGCGGTTGGAGATGAGGGCGGATTTGCGCCGGACCTGCAATCGAACGAAGAGGCCTTGGCGTTGATCATGGAAGCGATTGAAGCTGCCGGCTATCGGCCTGGCCAGGACATTGCGTTGGCCTTGGATTGTGCGGCGAGCGAGCTGTATGAGAAAGGGCGGTATCGGCTGGAAGCCGAGAAGAATCCGGAGCGCTCCTCCGAGGAGATGGTGTCGTATTACGGGAAACTGCTGGACCGGTACCCGATTCTGTCGATCGAGGATGGCTTGAGCGAATTGGATTGGAAGGGCTGGAAAATTCTGACGGAAAAACTCGGCAAGCGCGTGCAGTTGGTCGGAGACGATATTTTCGTGACCAACGTGGAGATTTTTGCCAAGGGTATTGCCGAAGGGATCGGTAACTCCATTTTGATTAAGCTGAATCAGATCGGCACCTTGACGGAGACGTTGGATGCGATTGAGCTGGCGAAGCGGTCTGGCTACACCGCAATCATTTCGCATCGTTCAGGTGAAACGGAAGATACGACGATTGCCGATGTGGCGGTGGCGACGAACAGTGGCTTGATTAAGACGGGATCGTTGTCCC
Coding sequences:
- the gatB gene encoding Asp-tRNA(Asn)/Glu-tRNA(Gln) amidotransferase subunit GatB, with amino-acid sequence MAYEVIIGVEVHAQLRTQSKLFCPCGTTFGRTANSQICPVCLGLPGSLPVINGQAVEMAVRAGLAMNGTIGVHNRFARKNYFYPDLPKGYQISQYEAPICEHGWLEIAVGGTRKRVRIRRAHLEEDAGKNVHEAGSGMSLVDLNRAGTPLLEIVTEPDLSSSEEVVAYLKALRELLMYLDVCDGNMEEGSFRCEPNLSLRPVGQTAYGTKVELKNINSFKFVKDAVDYEIKRQTKVLSEGGKIYQETRLWNHERGETAVMRSKEEAHDYRYFPDPDLVPLAISVERIEQVRRELPELAAAKQERFTREYGIPEYDAGILTSSKALSVYFDACVKLYPHPKTVSNWVMGELLRELNQAGIEADASPVTPERLVELLMLVDQGVVSLKVARDIFPDVYASGKPPAQIVQDKGLTQVSDEGALSTIIEEVLRKNPAQVAQFKEGKQQVLGFLVGQVMKASGGKANPGKVNELLKKTLG
- the eno gene encoding phosphopyruvate hydratase, producing the protein MSGIRNVKARQIIDSRGNPTVEVEVLLESGAHGRAAVPSGASTGEKEAIELRDGDKKRWMGKGVSKAVTNVSKSIAPRLLGMEALDQAAVDHEMIALDGTKTKGKLGANAILGVSLAVAKAAANETGQPLYRYLGGTNARVLPVPLMNIINGGAHADNRLDLQEFMIMPVGAPRFSDALRMATEVFHTLKALLKKKSLNTAVGDEGGFAPDLQSNEEALALIMEAIEAAGYRPGQDIALALDCAASELYEKGRYRLEAEKNPERSSEEMVSYYGKLLDRYPILSIEDGLSELDWKGWKILTEKLGKRVQLVGDDIFVTNVEIFAKGIAEGIGNSILIKLNQIGTLTETLDAIELAKRSGYTAIISHRSGETEDTTIADVAVATNSGLIKTGSLSRTDRVAKYNQLLRIEDELGAAAIYRGRAAVPSRA